In Lates calcarifer isolate ASB-BC8 linkage group LG15, TLL_Latcal_v3, whole genome shotgun sequence, one genomic interval encodes:
- the has2 gene encoding hyaluronan synthase 2, which yields MRCQRVLTYLRIFGTTMFGVSLLVGISTAYIMGYQFFTTAGNHLSFGLYGAILVIHLIIQSLFALLEHRNMRRSLETPIKLNKSLALCIAAYQEDPNYLRKCLVSVKRLTYPGIKVIMVIDGNSEDDLYMMEIFKEVMGWDKSATYVWRSNYHNRGPEETDESYAESLQQVSRLVLNNKCVCIMQKWGGKREVMYTAFKALGRSVDYVQVCDSDTMLDPASSVEMVKVLEEDPMVGGVGGDVQILNKYESWISFLSSVRYWMAFNIERACQSYFGCVQCISGPLGMYRNSLLHEFLEDWYNQTFMGSHCSFGDDRHLTNRVLSLGYATKYTARSKCLTETPITYLRWLNQQTRWSKSYFREWLYNSMWFHKHHLWMTYEAVITGFFPFFLIATAIQLFYQGRLWNILLFLLIVQAVALIKSSFASCLRGNIVMVFMSFYSVLYMSSLLPAKMFAIATINKSGWGTSGRKTIVVNFIGLIPISVWFTVLFIGIIYTIILQTRKPFPESEKIVLIVGAVVYASYWVVLLTLYAVLINKCGKRKKETHYDMVLDV from the exons ATGAGGTGTCAAAGAGTCCTCACCTATCTGCGGATATTTGGGACCACCATGTTCGGCGTGTCCCTGCTGGTAGGCATCTCTACAGCCTACATCATGGGCTACCAGTTCTTCACCACAGCTGGCAATCACCTATCCTTTGGCTTGTATGGAGCCATCTTGGTCATCCACCTTATTATCCAGAGCCTCTTTGCTCTCCtagaacacagaaacatgcgGCGGTCCTTAGAGACGCCGATCAAGCTGAATAAATCCTTGGCGTTGTGCATCGCAGCGTACCAAGAGGATCCAAACTACCTGAGGAAGTGCCTGGTGTCAGTGAAGAGGCTGACGTATCCGGGGATCAAAGTCATCATGGTGATTGATGGGAACTCAGAGGATGACTTGTACATGATGGAGATTTTTAAAGAGGTGATGGGATGGGACAAATCGGCCACATATGTGTGGCGGAGTAACTACCACAACAGAGGGCCCGAAGAGACGGACGAGAGCTACGCTGAGAGCCTTCAGCAAGTCTCCAGGCTGGTGCTGAacaacaagtgtgtgtgcatcatgCAGAAgtggggaggaaagagagaggtcATGTATACAGCCTTCAAGGCACTGGGGAGGAGCGTGGACTATGTGCAG GTGTGTGATTCTGACACCATGCTGGACCCAGCATCATCGGTGGAAATGGTTAAGGTTCTAGAAGAAGACCCAATGGTGGGAGGTGTTGGAGGAGATGTACAG ATCCTAAACAAATATGAGTCATGGATCTCCTTCTTGAGCAGTGTACGGTACTGGATGGCTTTCAACATTGAGCGGGCTTGCCAGTCCTACTTCGGCTGCGTGCAGTGCATCAGCGGGCCTTTAGGAATGTACCGGAACTCCCTCTTGCACGAGTTCCTTGAAGACTGGTACAATCAGACCTTCATGGGATCCCATTGCAGTTTTGGGGATGACCGTCATCTCACGAACAGAGTTCTCAGCCTTGGGTATGCTACCAAATACACAGCACGATCAAAGTGCCTTACTGAGACACCAATTACATACTTGAGGTGGCTCAATCAACAAACTAGATGGAGTAAGTCATATTTCAGAGAATGGTTATATAACTCCATGTGGTTCCACAAGCACCATCTATGGATGACTTATGAGGCTGTGATCACAGGCTTTTTCCCATTTTTCCTCATTGCCACTGCAATCCAACTCTTCTACCAAGGAAGGCTGTGGAATATTCTGTTATTTCTACTCATTGTGCAGGCAGTGGCACTGATCAAGTCGTCATTCGCCAGCTGCCTCAGAGGTAACATTGTCATGGTGTTCATGTCGTTCTattctgtactgtacatgtcaaGCCTGTTGCCAGCCAAAATGTTTGCAATAGCGACAATCAACAAGTCCGGATGGGGGACTTCTGGGAGGAAAACAATAGTGGTGAACTTCATTGGTCTGATCCCTATATCAGTTTGGTTCACCGTCCTCTTTATTGGAATCATCTACACAATAATCCTGCAGACTAGAAAACCTTTCCCTGAATCAGAAAAGATTGTTCTGATTGTAGGGGCAGTCGTCTATGCCAGTTACTGGGTTGTACTGTTGACGTTGTATGCAGTGCTCATAAATAAGTGTGGGAAGCGGAAGAAGGAAACACACTATGATATGGTGCTGGACGTATGA